The genomic region AAAACCTTGCGTAGGCATTGCCTACTATTTAAGATACTCCCTTTCAAAAGCCATAAATCCCTCCAAAATCTGGATAATGTCTTTGTAGTGGTTAGCCAAAGAGTGCTCTTTTACCTCATCCATAAATGTTTTTATCACAGGAGAGATGTATGTATTGAAAATCTCTTGTTCTTCCACAACAAACGCTTTTCCTTCGACGCAATAACGCATCATTAAAAAAAGATAGCCCAGATGGTCTTCCGTCTCCTTAAAAATCTTTTCATTGCGTCTTATGGGCAAGGCTTTGAGTGTTTGGCGAATATCAACTAAAATTTCCCCATTTAAGCGTCCCTCTTTATAGTGGGAAACATAGGGCAAAACCATTTCACCCTTCATGGGAATCATAAAAATATCATCATACTCTTTGAGCAAATTTTCCACACCGTTAGCTTCCAACTCTTCGTGCAAACGTTCAAAATTTTGCGCCACCACATCTTCTAATGGAGAGCTTTTAAATAGTCCTATTTGTTCTTGAAGCAACCCAGCTCGCCCCTCCAAAAGAGGGTACAAAAAACACCCCGCAAAAAAGTCATAGTAGAGTGTGCGGGCTTGGTCAATGCCAGACATGGCTTGCGTATCCCTTGGTGCTTTTTGCACAGATTTCATTCATTAACTCCTTTTTCATTCTTTACATGTAAGGCTTGCACCAAAGCACTTAAGCGTCTATCGAAGTCCTCTTGAGGCTCTTTTGTCTCCTCAAAACTCATTTTTACTAAAGCTTGTTCTTTAGATAATGCTTCTTCAAATTCTTGTGGTGATTTTGCCCACAAAATCGCCTTTTTGTCATAAATCCGACGGTACAATTCATTGACACAATAGATTGCTTTTTTGGTAGATTCTGGAAGTTTTGAGTCATACACGACCACATTTACCCCAAGGTTTTGAAGCATTACAAGCCAATGCCAATCACTAAACCCTCCGCATCCTTGCACCACCACAGGCACAATCCCCTCTGGCAAGGCAATCCCTCTTAAAGATTCTAACGCCCAAGCAGGGATGACAACCAAGCGCTTATGGGCACATTTTTGGACTGTTTTTTGAAGCATTGCTTGGGTAAAGGGGATGTAATCTAGCGCTCTTGTCGGGCAACCATGCAAACACTCTCCACAGCTTGTGCACTCAAGCTGCGCTATAGTAACCTCATCCAAAAGAGTATTGACACTAATGGCTTTTACTGGGCAAATCTCTTGGCATTTTTGGCAGGTACTTGTGTCGCAAAGGGTGCTATCGTAACGGATAAGGTTTGGATAATTAAAAATTCCAGCCCTGTTGCGCAAATTTTTCATAAGGTATTCTGGTTCTGGATACTCGCCAACCCACTCAACCCCTGTAAGATGAGGCACGTTTGCACTCTCATCGCACACAATAATTTGCCCAAATGTAGCCATCTCTTCTTCATTTTGCCTTAATTCAAAACAGCCCAATTTTCCGCCAATTGATTCTAAATTTTGTGGACTTACACAGCGGATATCATCAAAATAGTATTGGGTTAAGGTTATTATGCTTTGCACACTTTCAAGCTCCTCATCGCCGATTATGGCGACGCTTCTTGGAACTGTTACGCTTTGGGTGCGCTTTCCTCCAAGAGAGTGGCGCATTTGACGCAAATCATAAAGCAACTCCATAACCTCATGCTGTTCAGACTGGCTCGCCTTAGAGTGAAGCACGTACCAGTTGATTTCAGGCGCGTACACCTCGCCCAAGGAAGGTTCGTTGGATATAAAAGCGTTGACATAATGGGCCCCTTCATGGTCCATCACCATAATCTCGCCCCCATTTTCAAGGCTTGTTGGGATTTCGGGATTCATCACAAAGAGATATTTAACCTGATACACAGCACTCCTTTTTTAAACAGTGTCTAATATGCAGATTTTGCATATTAGTAGGTAAAAAATTTTGACGGTGGCCTAGTGGCTCCGTCAAAATTTTGTTATAGCGTCGCCTTTTCTCTTTCTTTCAAATAATCCTCAAACATCACTTTTGGCTTGCAATCGCCGCAGCAATAAAGGCTTTTGAGCTTGGTATCGTTTCCTGCAAACAGGGGCGCCATAATTGCCGCGATACGGTTTACAGATTTACTTGTTGCAAAGGGTTTGCCACACTTAACACATTCAAATAGGGTGTCTTTAGCCATAATCCGCTGGCCAAACCACCCTTTGTTGAGTGCTATTTCGCCCCGCTCCATGCTTAGGCAATCCTTTTCAGGACAGGTCGCCTCGCAGTAGCCACAGCTTGTACAAATAGACGCATCAAAGCGCAAGCTGTTATCTGAGGTATGTGCTGTGAGTGCACGCACGTTACAGGCTCCCACGCAACTTAGGCACAAAGTACAAGCCTCTTCATTGATATTGATCGTCCCATAGCGCACATGTTCACCCGCTTGGATGGTGCCATAATCCCCCTCACCCACTGCCCATGCAAGGCGCGCGGAGAAGATTTCGCGTTTGCGCAAGCCATCTTCTTGGATGCCATGACGCGTGCCCTCAATGGGGCCAACCTCTTGGAGGGCTTGGATAAGCTCGGCTTCATTCATGGCAACATAAATCGCTTTAGTACCATACATTTTTTCATAGGCTTGGTTTAAAATGGAAATCACATCACCCGTGCCCTTGGAGATAAAATCGGTGTAAAACACTACCGAACTTCCGCTTTCTTGCAAAAGGGTCAATAAATGGGCTTCGTGTAGAAATTTCTCACCCTCAATCCCTAGAGGCAACACGTTTTGAGGGAGGCTTACATGTAAAGCATCTAGCCCCATTTTGCGGGGGATAATCAATGCGGTTTTATCTTGGTAAAGTTTGGCAATCTCATAAAACGCACGGCGGGGCATTTGGGCGTATTCAACCGCACCACTAGGGCACACACTGATACAGCCACCGCAACCGTGACAGTCGATGTGGGAAAATTGCAAATGTTTAGTGTCGTCAAGTTTAACAATGGCTACCGTGGGGCACACTTCGGCGCATTTACCGCAAACCTCTTCGCGGCGCTCATGATACTGGCAAATGGAAGGGTCATAAGTGATGAAGTTTTTGTAGGTATGGGTGCCTGTTTTGGCTTCGATGGCTTCGACAATCTGTGCGATGTCGTTTTTTTCTGGATTCAATACACCGCTTTGGCGCAAAGCAAATTCAGGGGCCTCAAACCATACCATTTGGTCTGCGTCCACTTCATGAAGCGCATCTTCTTGGCGAAGGGTTACATGTAAAGCACCTAAATGGCCTTCAATCATCGCCACTTCGCTTGGATGCACCACCAACACAGCAAAACCTTTAGCCTTTAGTGCTTGCTTGAGGTCGCTTAAAGCTTCTTCTTCGCCCACAAGCAAAATGTTTTTCCCCACTTCTTGGGAAAAATCCGAATCTTGGGAAAAATCGTAGCACAACGCGCGGGCTTCAAAAAGAGTGGAAGCGTTAAGTGCTTTATCTAAAAGTGAATCTTGGGAGTGTTGAAGGTAAAAATCTATCTCAGGGGCAACTAAGTGAGAGGGAACATCGGGGTGATTAGTAACAAGACACTGCTCCCCTAATAAAGGGGTTTTAACCACTTCAATGTGGTCTTGAAGGGGAATTTCGAGGTTTAAATGGTCATAATAGACATACTCTTTTGCCAGCATGCTCCGCATCCTTTTGGTCAATAAATGTTTACCGAATTGTAATAGTTAGCACATTAAGAGCCACTTAAGGAGAGTAAAAATGTCTTATTTATCCACGATATTGACGTTAGATTCATTGAAGTTTAGGCGTGTTATAATCCTCATTAATTGCACATTTACAGGTTGTAAAGCACATGGTAAACCATACTTTCCTAAGACTTCTCTTTTTCTTCACTTTTTTAGGCCTTGGTGGTCTGGCATATTGGTCCGTTCAACCTAAAGATGGTCCGATTATTCTTGGCGCTTCCCTTCCTCTTACGGGTATTAATAAAGAACTTGGCACGGAAGTTGTCGCAGGGGCCAACGCATGGTTTGAACACGTGAATGCCACGGGCGGCATCAAAGGAAGAAAAATCGAATTTATCTACTACGATGACAAATACGAACCCCAAAATACCGCACATAACCTCCAAAAACTCCTCTACGAAGACCAAGCTTTTGCGCTCTTTGGTTTTGTAGGCACGCCCACTATCAAAAAAATCCTACCTGAGATTATGCTCAACAAACTTCCCCTCATCGCCTCCTATACGGGAGCTAGTTTTTTGCGCGACGCCTCTGCGCCAAATATTGTCAATTTTCGCACCAGCTACCAAGAAGAAATCAACGCCCTTGTAGAGCACTTGCACACATCTCAGGGGTTGACGCGTTTTGCCATTTTTTACCAAAATGACATTTTTGGCGAAGAGGGCTACATTGCTACGGTCAACGCTTTAGGCACCTATAGTCTCTCTCTTGTGGGGGAAGGAACATACAAGCGCAATACTCTTTCGATTCGCCATGCCTTGCACGAAATTCAATCTTCCAGTCCAGAGGCTATTATTGTTGTAGGGGCGTACAAGCCAAGTGCGCATTTCATTCAACAGGCTAAGGAAAATGGGATGAACACGGTTATCTTTTGCCCCATCTCTTTTGTCAATGCTGATGCGCTTGTTGCGGAGCTTAGTGGCAAAACTAAAAATATTTTGTTTTCACAAGTGGTGCCCTCTTATGACCCAAAGGCTTCTGCGGCCGCCCTTGAGTACACCCGCTTACTCGAACGCTACGCACCGCTCAATAAACCCTCTCTTGCTTCTTTTGAAAGCTTTTTGGCAGCCAAGGCACTTACTCTTGCCCTAAAACGCGTGGATGACCCACTTACCAGAGGAAAGCTCCTTACTACACTTAACAATCAAACCTTTGTGGACCTGGGCGACATTCCTATGCGCTTTAGCCACCTTTACATGCATGCAAGCGTCTATCTTTCTGTGTATGAAGAAGGGTTTCACATTATCCATCGAAAGAGTTTTTAATGGGCTTTTACACTGCCTTTAACGCCTACCTTGACCGCATTACCTTTTCCATCAAAACCCGTATTTTGATTGTCATCATTGCTGGTGGCATGGTGAGCATTGGCTTTTTGATGTTTATCTCTATTTTTGCCCTCAAATATGACTACGAAACCCTCTTTCAGCGTCGCACCCTGCCGCTGGTAGAAATCGAAGAGATTAAAGACCTTTATGCGGTCAACATTCACGACACCCTCTATGACCTTCGCTTGGGGCAAATCAGTTTAGCCAACGCCACAGAGGTAATTGGCCTAGCCAAACACATTGTAGACGAACAATGGGGCAATTACCATGCTTACTTAAACCACCAAGTTGGCGGCGTTACACGCTTTGCCAGTGCGTGGTTGAATTTTTTTCTTTTAGTAAAAGACCCGCCCCCCAAAAGCCTCTACCAAGAAGGCATCACCACCAAAGTTCAAGCAAAAATGGATACCATCAATGTGCGCACACAAGAAATTTTGACCCACTACCATGCACAAAATATCACCCTTGCGCACAGTCTCACTCAAGAGACGTTTTTGGAAATCAATGCGTTGAGTATTTATGTCTCAAGTCTCATCACCTCACACCTTAAAGAGGCCATCAACGAAAAAATCCGTACAGAGCGGATTTTCCGAACCAGTATTTTTATGCTTGTTTTGCTCATTGGGTTTGTCTTCGCATTGAGCCTTTTGGTCTCGGTGCTGCTTATTAACCATTTTAAAAATCTCAACGCGACCCTTGAGGCCAAAGTAGACGATAAAACCAAAGCACTCAAACGCCTCAACAGCTCTTTGGAAAAGCGCGTAGCTAAAGAGGTGGAACTTAACCGCAAAAAAGACCAAATCATGTTCCAACAATCCCGCATGGCAAGCCTTGGAGAGATGTTGCAAAACATCGCCCACCAATGGCGCCAACCCCTTGGGGCACTGACCATGATTATCCAGAGTTTTGAGACCAAACACATGGCAGGCAAACTCACGGGCGCATTCATTGAAGAGCGTGTCAAAGATGCGCAAGTGCTCGCCAATGGCATGTCTGAAACCTTAGATGATTTCCGTACCTTTTTTAACCCCAACAAAAGCAAGCGGGGATTTGACCTCAAGGAGTCCATCCAAAAAGCCATCGACCTCTCCTACTATTTGCTTGAAAAAGAAGAGGTAGAACTGCAGCTGTTTATGAGTGAAAATGTACGCATTTTTGGCTTTAAAAACGAACTAAGCCACGTCTTTTTAAACCTCATCAACAATGCCAAAGATGCCTTGTCTAAAAAACCCACCCCAAAAAAAATCCATATCTACGTCAAATCCACTCCCGCAGAACACCAAATCAGCGTCATCGACAATGCAGGTGGCGTTGATGAAAAAATCTTGCCGCGCATCTTTGACCCCTACTTCACCACCAAACACCAAAGTGTCGGCACAGGCATTGGGCTGTACATGTCTAAGCAGATTGTTGAAGAGCACATGCAAGGAAGCATTACATGTAAAAATATTTACCACAAAATGGGCACCAAAACCCTCTACCGGTGCGCCATGTTCACCATTCACATCCCCCGCCACAAAAAGGAATCCCATGAACCGTCGTGATTTTGAATGCCTCGGGCGTTTTAATATTCTCTACCTTGAGGATGAAATTGACCTTCTTAAACACACCACCGATGTGCTTGTGGATTTTGTGCATCACATTTATCCTGCACAAACCTGTCAAGAGGCGATGGAAATCATCCAAACCAAAAAGGTAGATGTGATTGTCTCGGACATCTTGCTCAAAAACGGCAATGGGATTGAGTTTTTGCAAGAGCTCAAAGCTAAAGGCTACGACACGCCCGCCATTCTTACCACCGCTTACACCGACACGGAATATCTACTAGAAGCCATCAAACTCAAAGTGGAAAACTACATCGTCAAACCCATCAACATCAAAGAACTGCTCAACTCCTTGCACGATGTGCTCTTGCCCAAAATCCAATCCCGCGAGATTCACCGCTCTTACAACATCATCAAAACCATCTCCGCGGTGACCGATGGCAAACAAGTGGAACTCATCCGCTTTATCATCAAAAACCTCGATGATGACAATATCCTTAACTACTCTTACGCAGACATCATGGAGCGCGTGGACGTGAGCAAACCTACCGTCATTAAACTTTTTAAACAACTCTCGGATTTGGGCATCCTCACCAAAGTCCAAAACGGAAAATACCGCTTTGACGAGTGCGAACTGCCTGCTCCGGAGGCTACCGCATGAGCTTACTTCGCTCCCTTCCCAAGATTGATAAACTCATGGCCCACGACGCCTTTGCTTCGTTTAACCCTACGCGCCTTGCGCCTTGTGTCAAAGCCGCCGTGGAAGCCTTGCGCCAAGGCATTCTTGAGGGCACAGTGACCCATGTCGATGAAAACGCCCTTGTCCAAGAGATTTGCGCGCGCATGGAAGAGAGCCTTTCGCCCTCCCTCGTGCCTCTTGTGAACGCCACGGGCGTCATCGTCCACACCAACCTTGGACGCAGTTGCCTTAGTCCTGTTCTCTTAACCCGCGCAACCGCCGCTTTGACCCACTACACCAACCTCGAATACGACGTGCAAAAAGGCCGACGGGGTGAGCGCTACGCCCACGTAAGCCGCCATTTGCGCGAACTCTTGGGCGTGGAAGATGTGCTCGTGGTCAACAACAACGCCTCAGCGGTTTTTCTCATCCTCAACACCTTTGCCAAAGGCAAGGAAACCATCGTTTCACGGGGCGAACTGGTAGAGATTGGGGGAAGTTTTCGCGTCCCTGAAGTCATGAGTAACAGCGGCACCACCCTCGTGGAAGTGGGCGCGACCAACAAAACCCGCCTGAGTGACTACACCAACGCCCTCACTGAGCACACCGCCATGCTCATGAAAGTCCACCGCTCCAACTTTAGCATCGAAGGCTTTAGCGAAGAGGCCAGTTTGGAAGAGCTCGTAGGACTCGCCAAGGAAAAAGGGGTATTGGACTACTACGACCTAGGCAGTGCGTACTTAGCAGACTTGCCCTATGGCTTAAGCCACGCCGAGCCTAGCTTGCCCAAGCTTCTTGTTCACAACCCCTCACTGGTGAGCTTTAGTGGCGACAAACTCTTTGGCGGGGTACAAGCGGGCATCATCGTGGGCAAAAAAGCCCTCATCGACCGTCTCAAAAAAAACCAACTCTTGCGGATGCTTCGGGTAGACAAACTCACGTTGTGCCTTTTAGAAGAAACCGTCAAAGCCTACCTTGGGGGCGAAACCCACCTCATCCCCACCCTTGATTTGCTTTTGCGCGACGTTAAGAGCCTTGAAGCCTTAGCCAAAAAAATGCGCCGCCAGATTGGCGCGGAAAAATGCGACATAGTGCATTCTCAAACGTACGTGGGCGGAGGTACCATGCCCAACCGTCCCATTCCTACCGTAGCCTTACATGTAAAGGGTGAAGCCACAGCACTTGAGCGGCGTTTTAGAGAAAGGCACGTCATCGGACGCATTGAGCGCGACCGCTTTTTGCTCGACCTTCGCGCCCTGCTTAAAGAGGATGAAAAACCCCTTGTGGAGATTTGTAAAAAGGTACTGAACGCATGAAGCAGTTAGTTATTGGCACCGCGGGTCACGTTGACCACGGTAAAACAGCACTCATCAAAGCCCTCACGGGGTTTGAAGGCGACCAAACCGAAGAAGAAAAACGCCGTGGGATTACCATCGATCTCAGTTTTTCCAACCTCAAAGAGGGCGACACCAACATCGCCTTTATCGACGTGCCAGGCCATGAGAAGCTTGTTAAAACGATGATTTCAGGGGCGTTTGGATTTGACGCGGCACTCGTGGCCATTGACGCGCGTGAGGGCATCAAACCCCAAACGGTAGAACATTTGCAGA from Sulfurospirillum tamanense harbors:
- a CDS encoding 4Fe-4S dicluster domain-containing protein, which codes for MYQVKYLFVMNPEIPTSLENGGEIMVMDHEGAHYVNAFISNEPSLGEVYAPEINWYVLHSKASQSEQHEVMELLYDLRQMRHSLGGKRTQSVTVPRSVAIIGDEELESVQSIITLTQYYFDDIRCVSPQNLESIGGKLGCFELRQNEEEMATFGQIIVCDESANVPHLTGVEWVGEYPEPEYLMKNLRNRAGIFNYPNLIRYDSTLCDTSTCQKCQEICPVKAISVNTLLDEVTIAQLECTSCGECLHGCPTRALDYIPFTQAMLQKTVQKCAHKRLVVIPAWALESLRGIALPEGIVPVVVQGCGGFSDWHWLVMLQNLGVNVVVYDSKLPESTKKAIYCVNELYRRIYDKKAILWAKSPQEFEEALSKEQALVKMSFEETKEPQEDFDRRLSALVQALHVKNEKGVNE
- a CDS encoding 4Fe-4S dicluster domain-containing protein; protein product: MLAKEYVYYDHLNLEIPLQDHIEVVKTPLLGEQCLVTNHPDVPSHLVAPEIDFYLQHSQDSLLDKALNASTLFEARALCYDFSQDSDFSQEVGKNILLVGEEEALSDLKQALKAKGFAVLVVHPSEVAMIEGHLGALHVTLRQEDALHEVDADQMVWFEAPEFALRQSGVLNPEKNDIAQIVEAIEAKTGTHTYKNFITYDPSICQYHERREEVCGKCAEVCPTVAIVKLDDTKHLQFSHIDCHGCGGCISVCPSGAVEYAQMPRRAFYEIAKLYQDKTALIIPRKMGLDALHVSLPQNVLPLGIEGEKFLHEAHLLTLLQESGSSVVFYTDFISKGTGDVISILNQAYEKMYGTKAIYVAMNEAELIQALQEVGPIEGTRHGIQEDGLRKREIFSARLAWAVGEGDYGTIQAGEHVRYGTININEEACTLCLSCVGACNVRALTAHTSDNSLRFDASICTSCGYCEATCPEKDCLSMERGEIALNKGWFGQRIMAKDTLFECVKCGKPFATSKSVNRIAAIMAPLFAGNDTKLKSLYCCGDCKPKVMFEDYLKEREKATL
- a CDS encoding sensor histidine kinase, which codes for MGFYTAFNAYLDRITFSIKTRILIVIIAGGMVSIGFLMFISIFALKYDYETLFQRRTLPLVEIEEIKDLYAVNIHDTLYDLRLGQISLANATEVIGLAKHIVDEQWGNYHAYLNHQVGGVTRFASAWLNFFLLVKDPPPKSLYQEGITTKVQAKMDTINVRTQEILTHYHAQNITLAHSLTQETFLEINALSIYVSSLITSHLKEAINEKIRTERIFRTSIFMLVLLIGFVFALSLLVSVLLINHFKNLNATLEAKVDDKTKALKRLNSSLEKRVAKEVELNRKKDQIMFQQSRMASLGEMLQNIAHQWRQPLGALTMIIQSFETKHMAGKLTGAFIEERVKDAQVLANGMSETLDDFRTFFNPNKSKRGFDLKESIQKAIDLSYYLLEKEEVELQLFMSENVRIFGFKNELSHVFLNLINNAKDALSKKPTPKKIHIYVKSTPAEHQISVIDNAGGVDEKILPRIFDPYFTTKHQSVGTGIGLYMSKQIVEEHMQGSITCKNIYHKMGTKTLYRCAMFTIHIPRHKKESHEPS
- the selA gene encoding L-seryl-tRNA(Sec) selenium transferase, whose protein sequence is MSLLRSLPKIDKLMAHDAFASFNPTRLAPCVKAAVEALRQGILEGTVTHVDENALVQEICARMEESLSPSLVPLVNATGVIVHTNLGRSCLSPVLLTRATAALTHYTNLEYDVQKGRRGERYAHVSRHLRELLGVEDVLVVNNNASAVFLILNTFAKGKETIVSRGELVEIGGSFRVPEVMSNSGTTLVEVGATNKTRLSDYTNALTEHTAMLMKVHRSNFSIEGFSEEASLEELVGLAKEKGVLDYYDLGSAYLADLPYGLSHAEPSLPKLLVHNPSLVSFSGDKLFGGVQAGIIVGKKALIDRLKKNQLLRMLRVDKLTLCLLEETVKAYLGGETHLIPTLDLLLRDVKSLEALAKKMRRQIGAEKCDIVHSQTYVGGGTMPNRPIPTVALHVKGEATALERRFRERHVIGRIERDRFLLDLRALLKEDEKPLVEICKKVLNA
- a CDS encoding response regulator, with protein sequence MNRRDFECLGRFNILYLEDEIDLLKHTTDVLVDFVHHIYPAQTCQEAMEIIQTKKVDVIVSDILLKNGNGIEFLQELKAKGYDTPAILTTAYTDTEYLLEAIKLKVENYIVKPINIKELLNSLHDVLLPKIQSREIHRSYNIIKTISAVTDGKQVELIRFIIKNLDDDNILNYSYADIMERVDVSKPTVIKLFKQLSDLGILTKVQNGKYRFDECELPAPEATA
- a CDS encoding ABC transporter substrate-binding protein, translated to MVNHTFLRLLFFFTFLGLGGLAYWSVQPKDGPIILGASLPLTGINKELGTEVVAGANAWFEHVNATGGIKGRKIEFIYYDDKYEPQNTAHNLQKLLYEDQAFALFGFVGTPTIKKILPEIMLNKLPLIASYTGASFLRDASAPNIVNFRTSYQEEINALVEHLHTSQGLTRFAIFYQNDIFGEEGYIATVNALGTYSLSLVGEGTYKRNTLSIRHALHEIQSSSPEAIIVVGAYKPSAHFIQQAKENGMNTVIFCPISFVNADALVAELSGKTKNILFSQVVPSYDPKASAAALEYTRLLERYAPLNKPSLASFESFLAAKALTLALKRVDDPLTRGKLLTTLNNQTFVDLGDIPMRFSHLYMHASVYLSVYEEGFHIIHRKSF
- a CDS encoding TorD/DmsD family molecular chaperone — its product is MKSVQKAPRDTQAMSGIDQARTLYYDFFAGCFLYPLLEGRAGLLQEQIGLFKSSPLEDVVAQNFERLHEELEANGVENLLKEYDDIFMIPMKGEMVLPYVSHYKEGRLNGEILVDIRQTLKALPIRRNEKIFKETEDHLGYLFLMMRYCVEGKAFVVEEQEIFNTYISPVIKTFMDEVKEHSLANHYKDIIQILEGFMAFEREYLK